In Candidatus Methylomirabilota bacterium, the genomic window CCGCGATGGTCCGACCCTTGGTGTCCGGATCCTTGTTGAGCAGGAGACTCCAGGCCCCTGGGCGGTCGGGGAAGACCTGCCGCCACTCGCCGTCCTTGGTGCTCTTCTTCGCGATCGCGCCTCTCATGGCTCCTATCCTTGCGGCACCTCTCTGGGCAGATGGCCCCAGACTATCCAGTGCCGGTCGCTGGCCATCTCGCACACCAGACCGCCCAGGCCCCGCGCGCGGATATGGCCGCGAACCTCGCGCAGGGTGAAGGCCGCGCAGAGCGAATTGAAGAAGTCCCGCTTGAGGATGTCCGGCTCGTGGCCCGAGTATTTCTGGACGAGCCCCCACGCCCGCTCCGGCGACTCCGGCCGCAAGAGATCCATGACGAGCACGATGCCACGCGGCCGGCCCAGACGCACGACCTCATTCCAGAACAGGTATGGATCAGGAAGGTGATGAACGAGGCTGTTCGATACCACCGCATCGAAGCTTTGCAGACCGAGCGGGAGCAGGGGCAGCCGCAGACAGAGAGGCCGGACCCGATCGCCCACCTGCGCCTCCTCGACCGCCTGCTGGGCCAGCGCGATCATCGGCTCGGATCCATCCACGGCCGTGATGCGGAGGGCGGGGAGGGCGCGGGCGAAGCGCACCGGGATGTCCCCGGGCCCGCAGCCCAGATCCACCATGGCGCCCGACGTGACCTTCGGGAAGGCGCTCCGGAATCGGTCGACAAAGCCCTGGTTGACCTGGGCAAGGTCCGCGCGCGCATAGGCGAGGGCCTGCTCCTTGTCCACCATGAGCTCGGGCTCGGGAATGCGGTCCATGGCTATCGCTCGCTCGCCCGGTGGAGGCACGCGACGGGAAAGGTCAGGACCAATCGGTCGGCGGGATAGGCGCGAGTGTCATCGAAGCAACCCTCGGCGATCTTGAGCGGATCCTCGGTGCCCGCGAGATCGCCGTCCACGTGCGAGATGCAGGCGAAGGTACAGACCTCGAGATGGACGTGCGGAATGTTGAAGGCGCCGCCGCTCGTTCCCACCATGCCGATCTGCTCTCCACGGCTCACCCTCTGTCCCGGCCGCACGGTGACGCCCTGCAAGTGGCAGTACGCTGTCCAGCGCTTGAAGCGGCGATGCTCGAGGAGAACGCCGAGTCCACAACCCATGGGCCATTCAATGATACGGCTCACGGTGCCGTCGGCCGCTGCAAGAACGGCCGCGCCCACTTGACCGCCGAAGTCGACCCCGGCATGCGGCAGCCGCCTCGGACGACTGTCGGCGCCGTGGAGGGAGCGATAGGGGGAAAGGATGACCGGCGCGCCCAGATTCTGGGCAACGGCGGCAAAGGAGACGCTGAGCAAGCCCAGGAAAAGTCCCGTGGCCAGCACCCGCGCGCCCATCCTACTGAGGTTTGATCCCCATCAGCTTCACGCTGCCGCCGA contains:
- a CDS encoding class I SAM-dependent methyltransferase, encoding MDRIPEPELMVDKEQALAYARADLAQVNQGFVDRFRSAFPKVTSGAMVDLGCGPGDIPVRFARALPALRITAVDGSEPMIALAQQAVEEAQVGDRVRPLCLRLPLLPLGLQSFDAVVSNSLVHHLPDPYLFWNEVVRLGRPRGIVLVMDLLRPESPERAWGLVQKYSGHEPDILKRDFFNSLCAAFTLREVRGHIRARGLGGLVCEMASDRHWIVWGHLPREVPQG
- a CDS encoding M23 family metallopeptidase, which produces MGARVLATGLFLGLLSVSFAAVAQNLGAPVILSPYRSLHGADSRPRRLPHAGVDFGGQVGAAVLAAADGTVSRIIEWPMGCGLGVLLEHRRFKRWTAYCHLQGVTVRPGQRVSRGEQIGMVGTSGGAFNIPHVHLEVCTFACISHVDGDLAGTEDPLKIAEGCFDDTRAYPADRLVLTFPVACLHRASER